Proteins found in one Planctomycetes bacterium MalM25 genomic segment:
- a CDS encoding putative acetyltransferase, whose protein sequence is MFEIRPFRNSDPPGLAAVWQSQPPHRGLAQPITAAVLELCVFSKQVFDPRGLLVATRNGEIVGFAHAGFGPDERGESVDATLGTTHLLMLREDTQDDALADDLIAHSEAHQRDRGATVHYAGGIRPLDAFYLGLYGGSELPGVLESDTRQTAHFLRNHYKPASRVVVLQRELVRFRLGSGSRETRQIKRDTSVEQTFMPPPRHWWEACVTGGQDRMRFALRERSTGAEIAHVIFWDIEPLATSWGIPTVGMTDLWVDPAHRRKKAATHLLNESLKLVQRRGAAMVEAQTMAENEGALALYEAVGFTAIDAGAVLRREPKP, encoded by the coding sequence GTGTTCGAGATCCGGCCCTTCCGCAACTCGGACCCCCCCGGCCTCGCGGCGGTGTGGCAGAGCCAGCCGCCGCACCGTGGTCTGGCCCAGCCGATCACCGCGGCGGTGCTCGAGCTGTGCGTCTTCTCGAAACAGGTTTTCGATCCACGGGGGTTGCTGGTCGCCACGCGCAACGGCGAGATCGTCGGCTTCGCCCACGCCGGGTTCGGCCCCGACGAACGGGGCGAGTCGGTCGACGCCACGCTCGGCACGACGCACTTATTAATGCTGCGTGAGGACACCCAGGACGACGCGCTGGCGGACGACCTGATCGCCCACAGCGAGGCCCACCAGCGCGACCGGGGCGCCACGGTCCACTACGCCGGCGGCATCCGACCGCTCGACGCGTTCTACCTGGGCCTCTACGGCGGCAGCGAGCTGCCCGGGGTCCTGGAGTCGGACACGCGCCAGACGGCGCACTTCCTCCGCAATCACTACAAACCGGCGAGCCGGGTCGTCGTGCTGCAACGCGAGCTGGTCCGCTTCCGGCTCGGCAGCGGCTCGCGCGAGACGCGGCAAATCAAACGCGACACGTCGGTCGAACAGACCTTCATGCCGCCGCCGCGCCACTGGTGGGAGGCGTGCGTCACCGGCGGGCAGGACCGCATGCGTTTCGCGCTCCGCGAGCGTTCGACCGGCGCCGAGATCGCCCACGTCATCTTCTGGGACATCGAGCCGCTGGCGACCTCGTGGGGCATCCCGACCGTCGGCATGACCGACCTGTGGGTCGACCCGGCCCACCGCCGCAAGAAGGCCGCCACGCACCTGCTGAACGAGTCGCTCAAGCTCGTGCAGCGGCGGGGCGCCGCGATGGTCGAAGCCCAAACCATGGCCGAGAACGAGGGCGCGCTCGCGCTCTACGAAGCGGTCGGCTTCACCGCGATCGACGCCGGCGCGGTGCTGCGCCGCGAGCCGAAGCCTTGA